A single window of Malus sylvestris chromosome 5, drMalSylv7.2, whole genome shotgun sequence DNA harbors:
- the LOC126621573 gene encoding ankyrin repeat-containing protein ITN1-like has protein sequence MNPSLYEAAATGDVGFLEGLLTADLSQKTPKENNILHIAAEFKQINFFKKVKKNPESPRFWATNKNGETPLHVAARVGCGEVVTFLIEHTKAEPMEVVDLDPEKAPTDGEAYKKLLRMPNLEMDTALHVAVRYNHAGVAKILLSADPELCCSFYSTRESPLFLAVRAGSTSIADYILKKTPDHESLSFQGTNGVTALHAAATRIPFAKKGIVQSMVTKNPGMVEVRDEIGWTPLHYASLRGNLKAAQLLIQNCKTFKFACYIKDELGMSALHVAAYAGHTQIIEELIGRCPDICDCVNHKGQTALHAAVLGEKINVVKYVLKTPRLARLINEADNDGNTPWHLAAIHENSEIVAILRRDRRLNRTAINKEFLQVSDILLAENTGRKEIVKSRNVLNCLARDVVVTVPYYQQKIKQEFKKFGSQGESSTSETLVNTTNTRENLQAYLAQTFKRNDSKLLVATVIATVTFTAVLNPPGGFKDDGTPVLTKEGAYKVFMFFNTLCFALSVSAIFNESSPISVLSTHLPTPTSLISYSIAGMLVAFCAALIAVEPKRPGQSMVNYFFFGNDGSVIASLPSRIGAVIVGVVVCIPIFNSLSQILNGETRIHDLKKHII, from the exons ATGAATCCTTCTCTGTATGAAGCAGCTGCAACTGGTGATGTTGGCTTCTTGGAAGGACTTCTAACAGCTGATCTCTCTCAGAAAACACCTAAAGAGAACAATATTCTTCACATTGCAGCTGAATTCAAGCAAATAAACTTCttcaaaaaagtgaaaaaaaatccCGAATCTCCCCGGTTTTGGGCCACCAACAAGAATGGCGAAACTCCTCTACATGTTGCTGCGAGAGTAGGTTGCGGTGAAGTAGTAACGTTCCTCATTGAGCACACAAAAGCGGAACCTATGGAAGTGGTTGATCTTGATCCAGAAAAGGCACCAACTGACGGTGAAGCTTACAAAAAACTACTCCGAATGCCGAATTTGGAAATGGATACAGCACTGCATGTTGCTGTTCGATACAATCATGCTGGAGTAGCGAAGATTTTGCTGAGTGCTGATCCTGAATTGTGTTGTTCATTTTACAGCACCAGGGAGTCACCCCTGTTCCTAGCTGTTAGAGCCGGGTCTACCAGCATTGCtgattatattttaaaaaagacTCCGGATCATGAATCTCTTTCTTTTCAGGGAACAAATGGTGTGACCGCTTTGCACGCAGCAGCCACTCGTATACCCTTCGCCAAGAAAG GAATTGTGCAATCTATGGTTACCAAAAATCCTGGGATGGTCGAAGTTCGTGATGAAATAGGGTGGACTCCATTACACTACGCATCACTGAGAGGGAACCTTAAAGCAGCTCAACTACTGATTCAAAATTGCAAAACTTTCAAATTTGCTTGTTACATCAAAGACGAGCTTGGCATGTCAGCTCTCCACGTCGCGGCATATGCAGGGCACACCCAAATAATTGAAGAGTTGATCGGACGTTGTCCTGATATTTGTGATTGTGTCAATCACAAGGGCCAAACAGCTCTACATGCAGCAGTTTTAGGCGAAAAGATAAATGTTGTGAAGTACGTTTTGAAGACGCCTAGGCTTGCGAGACTTATAAACGAAGCAGATAATGATGGAAACACTCCTTGGCATCTAGCTGCTATTCATGAAAATAGTGAAATCGTTGCTATTTTAAGGAGAGACAGGAGGTTGAACAGAACTGCTATCAATAAAGAATTTTTGCAAGTTAGCGACATTTTGCTCGCCGAGAACACGGGAAGAAAG GAAATCGTAAAAAGTCGCAATGTTTTGAACTGCCTGGCAAGAGACGTTGTCGTTACCGTGCCatattatcaacaaaaaatcaagcAGGAGTTCAAGAAATTTGGATCCCAAGGGGAAAGCAGTACGTCTGAGACACTGGTCAATACTACAAATACGAGAGAAAACTTGCAGGCTTATTTGGCTCAGACCTTCAAAAGAAATGATTCGAAACTTCTGGTAGCGACGGTCATTGCAACCGTTACATTTACGGCCGTTTTGAACCCGCCAGGAGGGTTTAAAGACGATGGAACACCAGTTTTAACAAAAGAAGGAGCTTACAAagtatttatgttttttaacaCGCTTTGCTTCGCTCTCTCAGTGTCGGCGATATTTAATGAATCCAGTCCTATATCTGTCCTGTCAACCCATCTACCCACACCTACGAGTCTTATTAGTTATTCCATTGCTGGCATGTTGGTGGCATTTTGTGCAGCCCTGATAGCAGTGGAGCCCAAGCGGCCCGGGCAAAGTATggttaactattttttttttggcaacgATGGTTCCGTTATTGCTTCTCTGCCATCTCGTATTGGTGCCGTAATTGTAGGCGTAGTAGTTTGCATCCCTATTTTTAACTCTCTAAGTCAAATACTCAACGGGGAAACAAGGATCCACGACCTCAAGAAGcacataatttaa
- the LOC126621576 gene encoding uncharacterized protein LOC126621576 isoform X2, protein MLFVFWGFCLHLSKPFMLKVENVKALLEVEVENVKTLLEVETRVLLQQQKVLCEGREMRNSEMLSALGVKDEDWIMIVSNVTLRSVDCGSLVGRVPKLILQIKGFTDATNRKRICGCNAFDACNK, encoded by the exons ATGCTCTTCGTTTTTTGGGGCTTTTGTTTACATCTTTCAAAGCCCTTTATGCTCAAG GTTGAGAATGTGAAAGCTCTGTTGGAGGTGGAG GTTGAGAATGTGAAAACTCTGTTGGAGGTGGAG ACACGGGTACTGCTTCAGCAGCAGAAGGTGCTATGTGAGGGTAGGGAGATGAGGAATTCTGAGATGTTGAGTGCTCTTGGTGTCAAAGATGAAGACTGGATAATGATCGTATCTAATGTCACCTTGAG GAGTGTTGATTGTGGGAGTTTGGTGGGAAGAGTTCCCAAGCTCATTCTGCAAATTAAAGGATTCACAGACGCGACCAACAGAAAAAG GATCTGCGGTTGCAATGCTTTTGATGCATGCAATAAGTAG
- the LOC126621576 gene encoding uncharacterized protein LOC126621576 isoform X4 encodes MLFVFWGFCLHLSKPFMLKVENVKTLLEVETRVLLQQQKVLCEGREMRNSEMLSALGVKDEDWIMIVSNVTLRSVDCGSLVGRVPKLILQIKGFTDATNRKRLKIDTPRPEGGHTGRHVSVT; translated from the exons ATGCTCTTCGTTTTTTGGGGCTTTTGTTTACATCTTTCAAAGCCCTTTATGCTCAAG GTTGAGAATGTGAAAACTCTGTTGGAGGTGGAG ACACGGGTACTGCTTCAGCAGCAGAAGGTGCTATGTGAGGGTAGGGAGATGAGGAATTCTGAGATGTTGAGTGCTCTTGGTGTCAAAGATGAAGACTGGATAATGATCGTATCTAATGTCACCTTGAG GAGTGTTGATTGTGGGAGTTTGGTGGGAAGAGTTCCCAAGCTCATTCTGCAAATTAAAGGATTCACAGACGCGACCAACAGAAAAAG GTTgaaaattgacacaccccgtcccgaaggagggcatactggccgtcacgtgagtgtgacgtaa
- the LOC126621576 gene encoding uncharacterized protein LOC126621576 isoform X1, translated as MLFVFWGFCLHLSKPFMLKVENVKALLEVEVENVKTLLEVETRVLLQQQKVLCEGREMRNSEMLSALGVKDEDWIMIVSNVTLRSVDCGSLVGRVPKLILQIKGFTDATNRKRLKIDTPRPEGGHTGRHVSVT; from the exons ATGCTCTTCGTTTTTTGGGGCTTTTGTTTACATCTTTCAAAGCCCTTTATGCTCAAG GTTGAGAATGTGAAAGCTCTGTTGGAGGTGGAG GTTGAGAATGTGAAAACTCTGTTGGAGGTGGAG ACACGGGTACTGCTTCAGCAGCAGAAGGTGCTATGTGAGGGTAGGGAGATGAGGAATTCTGAGATGTTGAGTGCTCTTGGTGTCAAAGATGAAGACTGGATAATGATCGTATCTAATGTCACCTTGAG GAGTGTTGATTGTGGGAGTTTGGTGGGAAGAGTTCCCAAGCTCATTCTGCAAATTAAAGGATTCACAGACGCGACCAACAGAAAAAG GTTgaaaattgacacaccccgtcccgaaggagggcatactggccgtcacgtgagtgtgacgtaa
- the LOC126621576 gene encoding uncharacterized protein LOC126621576 isoform X3 produces MLFVFWGFCLHLSKPFMLKVENVKALLEVETRVLLQQQKVLCEGREMRNSEMLSALGVKDEDWIMIVSNVTLRSVDCGSLVGRVPKLILQIKGFTDATNRKRLKIDTPRPEGGHTGRHVSVT; encoded by the exons ATGCTCTTCGTTTTTTGGGGCTTTTGTTTACATCTTTCAAAGCCCTTTATGCTCAAG GTTGAGAATGTGAAAGCTCTGTTGGAGGTGGAG ACACGGGTACTGCTTCAGCAGCAGAAGGTGCTATGTGAGGGTAGGGAGATGAGGAATTCTGAGATGTTGAGTGCTCTTGGTGTCAAAGATGAAGACTGGATAATGATCGTATCTAATGTCACCTTGAG GAGTGTTGATTGTGGGAGTTTGGTGGGAAGAGTTCCCAAGCTCATTCTGCAAATTAAAGGATTCACAGACGCGACCAACAGAAAAAG GTTgaaaattgacacaccccgtcccgaaggagggcatactggccgtcacgtgagtgtgacgtaa
- the LOC126621576 gene encoding uncharacterized protein LOC126621576 isoform X5 — MLFVFWGFCLHLSKPFMLKVENVKALLEVEVENVKTLLEVETRVLLQQQKVLCEGREMRNSEMLSALGVKDEDWIMIVSNVTLRSVDCGSLVGRVPKLILQIKGFTDATNRKS; from the exons ATGCTCTTCGTTTTTTGGGGCTTTTGTTTACATCTTTCAAAGCCCTTTATGCTCAAG GTTGAGAATGTGAAAGCTCTGTTGGAGGTGGAG GTTGAGAATGTGAAAACTCTGTTGGAGGTGGAG ACACGGGTACTGCTTCAGCAGCAGAAGGTGCTATGTGAGGGTAGGGAGATGAGGAATTCTGAGATGTTGAGTGCTCTTGGTGTCAAAGATGAAGACTGGATAATGATCGTATCTAATGTCACCTTGAG GAGTGTTGATTGTGGGAGTTTGGTGGGAAGAGTTCCCAAGCTCATTCTGCAAATTAAAGGATTCACAGACGCGACCAACAGAAAAAG TTAG